A genomic region of Bactrocera dorsalis isolate Fly_Bdor chromosome 3, ASM2337382v1, whole genome shotgun sequence contains the following coding sequences:
- the LOC105225085 gene encoding uncharacterized protein LOC105225085 has product MRPPNNSERKQEYMAHRARVQNAKSVVNSQPPMRLVNRPRREMSFTEMMNSVRTAIQRRSNSRTFTTAPASTTPSATGTTSYSTVATTASRTTPPARFGKSRINMSNSDTLGSYEHDKSAMLLYDCKSCGAFGCCCICGGAGDGRHCMASCVDMHEKFPQHPGADICEEGRSSCNYVPRCRRGESFSSNSGIAVIGPHGPHVHHFESPLRSFPENKNKKVKQTSSAEQRAAFQHARLAMPLRHFWHRITRKEWNDDTRVPQPPHRSAYELQRGQRKRCVHHTSSKDSTENTQSSAAASQLITRDESKHYGIPLHVLKRYQDITVSTDEGMLRRLLRPRIFFDLEVKGIRPLGRIVIQLFTEACPEVVLEFVRMCTTENGERMSFTRLFPPMWLEGELALTDNKTLTAHSIEHDTTVLDHGSGAGVLSFPSRYVRGSKRRFLSFSISFKPLKVLNGKRIAFGRVRRGLWILDAVQDYGTNSGKPQRDIIVTSCGMCK; this is encoded by the coding sequence ATGCGTCCGCCGAACAATAGCGAGCGCAAGCAGGAGTATATGGCGCATCGTGCGCGTGTGCAGAACGCCAAGAGCGTAGTGAATAGCCAGCCGCCGATGCGACTGGTGAATCGGCCACGACGCGAAATGTCATTCACCGAGATGATGAACTCCGTGCGCACAGCCATACAGCGGCGCAGCAACTCGCGCACCTTCACCACAGCGCCCGCCTCGACAACACCCTCGGCTACGGGCACTACGAGTTATTCGACTGTGGCGACTACGGCCTCGCGCACAACGCCGCCGGCACGTTTTGGCAAATCGCGCATCAATATGAGCAACAGTGACACGCTCGGCAGCTACGAACACGACAAGTCCGCGATGCTCTTGTACGACTGCAAATCGTGCGGCGCATTCGGCTGCTGCTGCATCTGTGGCGGCGCCGGCGACGGGCGCCACTGCATGGCCTCCTGTGTCGATATGCATGAGAAATTTCCGCAGCATCCGGGCGCCGATATTTGCGAAGAGGGACGCTCATCGTGCAACTACGTGCCGCGTTGTCGTAGAGGTGAGAGCTTCAGCAGTAACAGCGGCATTGCCGTTATTGGTCCACACGGTCCACATGTGCACCACTTCGAGTCGCCCTTACGCAGCTTTCCggagaataaaaacaaaaaagtcaagcAAACATCGTCGGCTGAGCAGCGTGCCGCCTTTCAGCATGCACGCCTGGCCATGCCGTTACGCCACTTTTGGCATCGCATCACACGTAAAGAATGGAACGATGATACGCGTGTACCACAACCACCACATCGCTCAGCTTACGAACTGCAGAGGGGCCAACGTAAGCGCTGCGTGCATCACACATCCTCCAAAGACTCCACAGAAAATACACAAAGCAGCGCCGCAGCAAGCCAACTTATTACGCGCGATGAAAGCAAGCATTACGGCATACCGCTGCACGTGCTGAAACGCTATCAGGACATCACGGTCTCAACGGATGAGGGTATGCTGCGTCGCTTGCTGCGTCCACGCATCTTTTTCGATCTCGAAGTTAAAGGTATACGTCCGTTGGGTCGCATCGTCATACAGCTCTTCACCGAGGCCTGTCCAGAGGTGGTGCTCGAGTTTGTGCGCATGTGCACCACCGAGAATGGCGAACGCATGAGCTTTACGCGTCTCTTTCCGCCGATGTGGCTGGAAGGCGAACTGGCATTGACCGATAATAAGACGCTGACGGCTCACAGCATCGAACATGACACGACTGTATTGGATCACGGTAGCGGCGCTGGTGTGTTGTCGTTTCCCAGCCGCTATGTGCGTGGCAGCAAGCGGCGGTTTCTCAGCTTTTCAATCAGTTTCAAACCGCTGAAAGTGCTCAATGGCAAACGCATCGCTTTTGGCCGTGTGCGGCGTGGCCTTTGGATATTGGATGCCGTGCAGGACTATGGCACCAATAGCGGTAAACCGCAGCGTGATATAATCGTAACGAGTTGTGGCATGTGCAAGTGA